The proteins below are encoded in one region of Caulobacter henricii:
- the tgt gene encoding tRNA guanosine(34) transglycosylase Tgt: protein MAFPFEISATDGKARTGVLKTPRGDIRTPAFMPVGTAGTVKALTVDQVKDTGADIILGNTYHLMLRPTAERVKRLGGLHRFMRWDKPILTDSGGFQVMSLSGISKVTEEAVTFASHIDGSKHVLSPERSMEIQADLLGSDIVMQLDECVAWPAEEARARQGMELSARWGARSKAAFGTRDSQVLFGIQQGSTFENLRRESSQRLQDIGFDGYAIGGLAVGEGHAAMCEVLDYAPDMLPSDKPRYLMGVGKPIDLVEAVARGVDMFDCVLPTRSGRHGQAWTWDGAINIKNARYAEDDTPLDPDSDCPASRDYSKAYLRHLFKAEEILGQVLLSWHNIAFFQALTAAMRAAIAEGRFEAFRQDFARRHNAG from the coding sequence ATGGCCTTCCCCTTCGAGATCTCCGCCACTGACGGCAAGGCGCGTACCGGCGTGCTGAAGACCCCGCGCGGCGACATCCGCACCCCGGCTTTCATGCCTGTGGGCACTGCCGGGACGGTGAAGGCCCTGACTGTCGATCAGGTGAAGGACACCGGCGCCGACATCATCCTGGGCAATACCTATCACCTGATGCTGCGGCCGACGGCCGAGCGGGTGAAGCGCCTGGGCGGGCTGCACAGGTTCATGCGCTGGGACAAGCCGATCCTGACCGACAGCGGCGGCTTCCAGGTGATGAGCCTGTCCGGGATCAGCAAGGTCACCGAAGAGGCCGTGACCTTCGCCAGCCATATCGACGGCTCCAAGCACGTCCTCTCCCCCGAGCGGTCGATGGAGATCCAAGCTGACCTGCTGGGCAGTGACATCGTCATGCAGCTGGATGAGTGCGTCGCCTGGCCGGCCGAGGAGGCGAGGGCGCGCCAGGGCATGGAACTGTCAGCCCGCTGGGGGGCGCGCTCCAAGGCCGCGTTCGGAACCCGCGACAGCCAGGTGTTGTTTGGCATCCAGCAGGGCTCGACCTTCGAAAACCTGCGCCGCGAGTCTTCGCAGCGCCTGCAGGACATCGGCTTTGACGGCTATGCCATCGGTGGTCTGGCCGTGGGCGAGGGCCATGCGGCCATGTGCGAGGTGCTGGACTATGCGCCCGACATGCTGCCCTCCGACAAGCCCCGCTACCTGATGGGCGTCGGCAAGCCGATCGATCTGGTCGAGGCGGTCGCCCGCGGCGTCGACATGTTCGATTGCGTCCTGCCGACCCGGTCGGGCCGCCACGGTCAGGCCTGGACCTGGGACGGGGCGATCAACATCAAGAACGCCCGCTATGCCGAGGATGACACCCCTCTGGATCCGGACAGCGACTGCCCCGCCAGCCGGGACTATTCCAAGGCCTATCTGCGTCACCTGTTCAAGGCCGAAGAGATCCTCGGTCAGGTCCTGCTGTCCTGGCACAATATCGCCTTCTTCCAGGCTCTGACGGCCGCCATGCGCGCGGCCATTGCCGAAGGCCGGTTCGAGGCCTTTCGCCAGGACTTTGCCCGGCGACACAACGCGGGTTGA
- a CDS encoding glycosyltransferase family 9 protein, with protein MSKDKDLKTFERAWSLLASGQYAEGFALWETVRFRRGSSPTPKPKLSFPEWHGEAVSSLLVLPEQGLGDQIQFARFVPDLVARGISVTVYTHPALAALFSGLGAKVRPVDGKVSIERHDAWIMLGSLPHRLGLTLSMLSGRPYLSAPPGRLEAWPSHIRHGVVWRGNPRHANDMHRSLTADDAAPLLKMHGAVSLHPEDTKVRDMADTAAILDKLESVVTVDTSVAHLAGAMGKRTLLLLPASRPDWRWLQDRSDSPWYDSIEILRQTRPCDWGETVASAIGWLQAEPPQG; from the coding sequence ATGTCCAAGGATAAAGATCTCAAAACGTTCGAGCGCGCCTGGTCTCTGCTGGCCAGCGGCCAGTATGCCGAGGGTTTCGCCCTCTGGGAAACGGTACGATTCCGGAGGGGCAGCAGTCCGACCCCAAAACCCAAGCTCTCCTTTCCGGAATGGCATGGGGAGGCCGTGTCGAGCCTGCTGGTCCTGCCCGAACAGGGGCTTGGCGATCAGATCCAGTTTGCGCGGTTCGTGCCGGATCTGGTGGCGCGCGGGATCTCGGTCACGGTCTACACCCATCCAGCCTTGGCGGCCCTGTTCAGCGGGCTCGGCGCAAAGGTCAGGCCGGTGGACGGCAAGGTCTCGATCGAAAGACACGACGCCTGGATCATGCTCGGATCCTTGCCTCATCGCCTGGGCCTGACCCTGTCGATGCTGTCGGGTCGACCCTATCTGTCGGCCCCGCCCGGCCGACTCGAGGCCTGGCCCAGCCACATCCGGCATGGCGTCGTGTGGCGCGGCAATCCGCGCCATGCCAACGACATGCACAGATCCCTGACGGCGGACGACGCAGCACCGCTCTTGAAGATGCACGGGGCGGTGAGTCTTCACCCTGAAGATACCAAGGTCCGTGACATGGCAGACACCGCTGCCATCCTGGACAAGTTGGAGTCCGTGGTGACGGTCGACACCTCGGTGGCGCATCTGGCCGGTGCCATGGGCAAGCGTACCCTGCTGCTGTTGCCGGCATCGCGGCCCGACTGGCGATGGCTGCAGGACCGGTCGGACAGTCCCTGGTACGACAGTATCGAAATCCTGCGTCAGACCCGCCCCTGCGACTGGGGGGAGACCGTTGCGTCCGCCATCGGCTGGCTGCAGGCTGAACCACCGCAAGGCTAG
- the cysT gene encoding sulfate ABC transporter permease subunit CysT codes for MTAETAAALRIGPVARKPLFRRRSAIPGFTLTLGVTLTVLSLIVLIPLSAVALKAAELSPAQFVAAAFSERALAAYRLTFGAAFVAAAINGVFGVLTAWALVRYDFPGKALVNALVDLPFALPTAVAGIALATLYSPNGWVGAYLTPLGIKAAYNPVGVTIALIFIGLPFVVRTIEPVLRDLSDDVEEAAASLGAGRLSTIARIVLPALGPSWLTGFALAFARGIGEYGSVIFIAGNMPYKSEIAPLLIIIQLEQFEYASAAAIAVVMLGASFLMLLVINAVQAWARRYV; via the coding sequence ATGACCGCCGAGACCGCCGCCGCGCTCCGTATTGGCCCTGTCGCCAGAAAGCCGCTGTTTCGGCGGCGATCCGCCATACCTGGATTTACCCTGACGCTCGGCGTCACCCTGACCGTGCTGTCGCTGATCGTGCTGATCCCTTTGTCAGCGGTTGCCCTGAAGGCCGCTGAACTCTCGCCCGCACAGTTCGTCGCCGCTGCCTTTTCTGAACGGGCCCTGGCCGCCTACCGCCTGACCTTTGGCGCGGCCTTTGTCGCCGCCGCCATCAACGGCGTCTTCGGTGTGCTGACGGCCTGGGCCCTGGTCCGCTATGACTTTCCGGGCAAGGCCCTGGTCAATGCCCTGGTCGACCTGCCGTTCGCCCTGCCGACAGCGGTGGCCGGCATCGCCCTGGCCACGCTCTATTCGCCCAATGGCTGGGTCGGTGCCTATCTGACCCCGCTGGGGATCAAGGCCGCCTACAACCCTGTCGGCGTGACCATCGCGCTGATCTTCATTGGCCTGCCGTTTGTGGTGCGCACCATCGAGCCGGTGTTGCGCGACCTCTCTGACGATGTCGAGGAAGCCGCTGCCAGCCTCGGAGCTGGACGATTGTCGACGATTGCGCGGATTGTCCTGCCGGCGCTGGGCCCGTCCTGGCTGACCGGCTTCGCCCTCGCCTTCGCCCGGGGCATTGGCGAATATGGCTCGGTGATCTTCATCGCCGGCAACATGCCCTACAAGTCCGAGATCGCGCCGCTGTTGATCATCATCCAGCTGGAGCAGTTCGAATATGCCAGTGCTGCAGCGATCGCCGTGGTCATGCTGGGCGCGTCATTTCTGATGCTGCTGGTCATCAATGCGGTCCAGGCCTGGGCGAGGAGGTACGTCTGA
- the cysW gene encoding sulfate ABC transporter permease subunit CysW: MAAPRLSTEDPAWAKVLIISLVLAFLALVLVLPLVAVFAEALRKGLQPALEAISNPDAIAAVKLTLLTAAITVPFNVVFGLCAAWAVAKHEFPGKSLLITLIDLPFSVSPVVAGLIYVLVFGLQGWVGDHLVESDIKIIFAVPGIVLATIFVTFPFVARELIPLMQEQGTSEEEAAVSMGASGLYTFWRVTAPNVRWGLLYGVLLCNARAMGEFGAVSVVSGHIRGLTNTMPLHVEILYNEYDFVGAFSVAALLCLLAILTLVLKTVLEVVQPGASRRGGH, from the coding sequence ATGGCTGCTCCGCGTCTTTCCACAGAGGATCCCGCCTGGGCCAAGGTGCTGATCATCAGCCTGGTCCTGGCCTTCCTGGCCCTGGTGCTGGTCTTGCCGCTGGTCGCGGTCTTTGCCGAGGCCCTGCGCAAGGGCCTCCAGCCCGCTCTTGAGGCCATTTCCAATCCTGATGCCATTGCGGCCGTGAAGCTCACCCTCCTGACGGCGGCGATTACCGTGCCGTTCAATGTGGTGTTCGGACTCTGCGCCGCCTGGGCTGTGGCCAAGCACGAGTTTCCGGGCAAGAGCCTGCTGATCACCCTGATCGACCTGCCGTTCTCGGTCTCGCCGGTCGTGGCCGGCCTGATCTATGTTTTGGTCTTTGGTCTGCAGGGCTGGGTCGGCGACCATTTGGTCGAGAGCGACATCAAGATCATCTTCGCAGTGCCGGGCATCGTCCTTGCGACAATCTTCGTGACCTTCCCCTTTGTTGCCCGTGAACTGATCCCGCTGATGCAGGAACAGGGGACCAGTGAAGAGGAAGCAGCGGTCTCGATGGGAGCCTCGGGCCTCTACACCTTCTGGCGTGTGACGGCGCCGAATGTCCGCTGGGGGCTGCTCTACGGCGTCCTGCTTTGCAACGCCCGCGCCATGGGCGAGTTCGGTGCCGTGTCGGTGGTTAGCGGGCATATCCGGGGCCTGACCAACACCATGCCCCTGCATGTCGAGATCCTCTACAACGAGTATGATTTCGTCGGAGCCTTCTCAGTGGCTGCCTTGCTATGCCTGCTGGCGATCCTGACCCTCGTCCTCAAGACCGTGCTTGAAGTCGTCCAGCCCGGCGCAAGCCGGCGCGGCGGCCACTGA